The following coding sequences are from one Triticum aestivum cultivar Chinese Spring chromosome 5A, IWGSC CS RefSeq v2.1, whole genome shotgun sequence window:
- the LOC123103599 gene encoding FCS-Like Zinc finger 5, which translates to MRRTTSLREVAPPSVLAVVLEDEDEDEQAKAVVQAEEGGAGGGQDWLAALGGGSGAPGTDWLAAYRARAAPARAGLRRNSADYSKVETAAFLRHCGLCRRLLGPGRDTFMYKGEAAFCSLECRQQHITHEEWKDKCTPRSMSEAAAPATSRGRSGKTDTGGTVAAA; encoded by the exons ATGAGGCGAACGACGAGCTTGAGGGAGGTCGCGCCGCCGTCCGTGTTGGCGGTGGTGttggaggacgaggacgaggacgagcagGCCAAGGCGGTGGTGCAGGCCGAAGAAGGTGGCGCCGGCGGGGGGCAGGACTGGCTGGCGGCCCTAGGCGGCGGCAGCGGGGCCCCCGGGACGGACTGGCTCGCGGCGTACCGCGCGCGCGCGGCGCCGGCGCGGGCGGGGCTCCGGCGCAACTCGGCCGACTACTCCAAGGTCGAGACGGCCGCGTTCCTCCGCCACTGCGGCCTCTGCCGCCGCCTCCTCGGCCCCGGCCGCGACACCTTCATGTACAA GGGCGAGGCGGCCTTCTGCAGCCTGGAGTGCCGGCAGCAGCACATAACGCACGAGGAGTGGAAGGACAAGTGCACGCCAAGGTCCAtgagcgaggcggcggcgccggcgaccaGCCGCGGCCGCTCCGGCAAGACCGACACCGGCGGCACGGTGGCGGCGGCCTAA